In a genomic window of Echeneis naucrates chromosome 4, fEcheNa1.1, whole genome shotgun sequence:
- the LOC115042040 gene encoding WD repeat-containing protein 47-like isoform X2, whose product MTADETINIKEAEVIKLMLDFLNCRKLHISMLALEKESGVINGLYSDDMLFLRQLILDGQWEEVMQFIQPLEGMDKFDKKRFRYIILKQKFLEALFVNNAMSAAEDAQNLELTMQEAVRCLHSLEEFCPAKEDYSKLCLLLTLPRLTHHAEFKDWNPSTARVHCFEEACAMVAEFIPADRKLSEAGFRASGNRLFQLLIKGILYECCVEFCQSKATGEEITEGEVLLGVDLLCGNGCDELDLSLLSWLQNLSPGAFSCAFQQKVLNIHVDRLVKPSKAGYADLLTPLINRLSPCPTSPFRQRPHSADTYMSRSLNPALDGLSHGLAAQDKRGMEANTKSSLSRSLVENNVHQQDDSPERKRPQRLDGPNSTRTPLTPGKDGGPPCSAETNERCESTEQIQEFYRQRLRVQQHLEQKQQQRQLYQQMLLEGGVKPQDSAQHNLTETFLSRSIQKLEEMNVGIDLRGDEVMSHLGQQWNGLTGNGSASSPRTANSRHAPESGLLREKPGGVSSSTPLRTGNHSFPSLSESPVPASHSAEKIRAVQDDSGGSATRNAQELVKSKTQFIKLSQLEDTQAVRAVAFHPSGRLYAVGSNSKTLRVCAYPESLTTSGSGAVKQPVMRFRRNKHHKGSIYCVAWSHCGQLLATGSNDKYIKVLPFNAESCNATGPDLEFSMHDGTIRDLAFLEGPESGGSILISAGAGDCNIYTTDCQRGQGLHALSGHTGHILTLHTWGGWMIASGSQDKTVRFWDLRVPSCVRVVGMSLHGSGSAVASVAVDPSGRLLATGQEDSTCILYDIRGGRIVQTYRPHSSDIRSVRFSPGAHHLLTGSYDNKIIISDLQGDLTKPLPQTVAGEHWDKVIQCRWHPHDRTFLSSSADRTVVLWAPGP is encoded by the exons ATGACGGCAGACGAGACGATCAACATCAAGGAGGCCGAGGTCATCAAGCTGATGCTGGACTTCCTGAACTGCAGGAAGCTGCACATCAGCATGCTGGCCCTGGAAAAGGAGAGCGGCGTCATTAACGGGCTGTACTCCGACGACATGCTCTTCCTCAG GCAGCTGATTCTGGACGGTCAGTGGGAGGAGGTGATGCAGTTCATCCAACCTCTGGAAGGAATGGACAAGTTCGACAAGAAAAG GTTCCGCTACATCATCCTGAAGCAGAAGTTTCTGGAAGCTCTGTTTGTCAATAACGCCATGTCTGCTGCCGAAGACGCTCAGAAT CTGGAGCTCACCATGCAGGAGGCCGTCAGGTGTCTCCACAGCCTGGAGGAGTTCTGCCCGGCCAAGGAGGACTACAGCAAGCTGTGTCTCCTCCTCACCCTTCCCCGCCTCACCCACCACGCAGAGTTCAAGGACTGGAACCCGAGCACGGCGCGCGTCCATTGTTTCGAGGAGGCCTGCGCCATGGTGGCCGAGTTCATCCCGGCAGACAGGAAGCTGAGCGAGGCAGGCTTCAGGGCGAGCGGAAACCGCCTCTTCCAGCTGCTCATTAAAGGAATCCTTTATGAGTGCTGTGTGGAGTTCTGCCAG AGTAAAGCGACTGGAGAGGAGATCACGGAGGGGGAGGTTCTGCTGGGGGTGGATTTGCTCTGTGGGAATGGCTGCGATGAACTGGACCTGTCGCTACTGTCCTGGCTGCAGAATCTTTCTCCGGGTGCCTTCTCTTGCGCCTTCCAGCAGAAAGTCCTCAACATCCATGTGGACCGGCTGGTGAAGCCCAGCAAGGCGGGCTACGCAGACCTCCTGACTCCGCTGATCAACCGGCTGTCCCCATGCCCGACCTCGCCCTTCCGCCAGAGGCCTCACTCGGCTGACACCTACATGTCCAGATCTCTGAACCCAGCTCTGGACGGCCTGTCGCACGGTCTGGCAGCGCAGGACAAGAGAGGCATGGAAGCGAACACAAAGTCGTCCCTCAGTCGGAGCCTTGTGGAGAACAACGTGCACCAGCAGGATGATTCACCTGAAAG GAAACGCCCACAAAGGCTGGATGGTCCCAACAGCACACGCACCCCCCTGACCCCGGGGAAAGATGGAGGGCCGCCCTGCAGCGCTGAAACAAATGAG CGTTGTGAGTCCACCGAGCAGATCCAGGAGTTTTACAGGCAGCGTCTGCGCGTGCAGCAACATCTggagcagaagcagcagcagaggcagctgtACCAGCAGATGCTGCTGGAGGGGGGGGTGAAGCCGCAGGACAGCGCCCAGCACAACCTCACAGAGACCTTCCTGAGCAG ATCCATTCAGAAGCTGGAAGAGATGAACGTGGGCATCGACCTCAGAGGAGACGAAGTGATGTCACATCTGGGCCAGCAGTGGAACGGACTGACAGGTAACGGCAGCGCCTCCAGTCCCAGGACCGCCAACAGCCGGCACGCTCCAGAGTCAGGGCTGCTGAGGGAGAAGCCTGGCGGCGTGAGCAGCAGCACCCCGTTAAGGACCGGGAACCACagctttccctccctctccgaGTCCCCAGTTCCTGCCAGTCACAG CGCCGAGAAGATCAGAGCAGTGCAGGATGATTCAGGCGGCTCTGCTACACGTAACGCACAAGAG CTGGTTAAGTCCAAAACTCAGTTCATAAAGTTGAGTCAGCTGGAAGACACTCAGGCGGTCCGTGCTGTGGCCTTCCACCCGTCAGGACGTCTCTACGCTGTCGGCTCCAACTCCAAAACCCTGAGAGTGTGTGCATACCCAGAGAGCCTGACGACCAG TGGCTCTGGTGCAGTGAAGCAGCCGGTGATGCGCTTCAGGAGGAACAAACACCACAAGGGCTCGATCTACTGCGTGGCCTGGAGCCACTGTGGACAGCTGCTGGCCACCGGCTCCAACGACAAATACATCAAAGTCCTGCCTTTCAATGCTGAAAGCTGTAACGCCACAG GCCCAGACCTGGAGTTCAGTATGCATGATGGCACCATCAGGGACTTGGCCTTCTTAGAGGGTCCTGAGAGCGGAGGGTCCATCTTGATCAGCGCCGGGGCCGGAGACTGCAACATCTACACGACTGACTGTCAGAGAGGACAGGGCCTTCATGCTCTGAGCGGACACACCG GTCACATCCTGACTCTGCACACGTGGGGGGGGTGGATGATCGCCTCCGGCTCGCAGGACAAGACGGTGCGTTTCTGGGACCTGCGGGTTCCCAGCTGTGTCCGAGTGGTGGGAATGAGTCTCCACGGATCAG GAAGTGCGGTGGCCTCGGTGGCGGTGGATCCCAGCGGCCGTCTGCTGGCCACCGGTCAGGAAGACAGCACCTGCATCCTGTACGACATCCGCGGGGGCCGCATCGTCCAGACGTACCGGCCCCACAGCAGTGACATCCGCTCGGTGCGCTTCTCCCCGGGGGCCCATCATCTTCTGACAGGTTCCTATGACAACAAGATCATCATCAGTGACCTGCAAG GTGACCTCACGAAGCCCCTCCCCCAGACGGTGGCGGGGGAACACTGGGACAAAGTGATTCAGTGTCGGTGGCACCCCCACGACCGgaccttcctctcctcctctgcagacCGAACCGTGGTCCTCTGGGCTCCAGGCCCCTGA
- the lim2.2 gene encoding lens intrinsic membrane protein 2.2 — translation MLYTFAGGGTLCGLAALVLLIVSTATDFWMQYRYSGSSANQGLWRFCINHKCHTHTITVAFWDATRAFMLLAVLSCFAGVVLGLSAFTNGTKNRRVRTGGIALVVSGFLALLALSIYTGVTVTFFGKRFVDWRFSWSYIIGWVAIILAFAAGVFQLCAYQRTTAEPAPSNTADT, via the exons ATGCTGTACACTTTCGCAGGAGGAGGAACGCTCTGTGGCCTGGCCGCCCTCGTGCTCCTCATCGTCTCTACGGCAACAGATTTTTGGATGCAGTATCGGTACTCTGGGAGCTCAGCCAATCAGGGTCTTTGGAGATTCTGCATCAACCACAAATGCCACACTCACACCATCACCGTAG CTTTCTGGGACGCCACTCGGGCCTTCATGTTGCTGGCGGTGCTGAGCTGCTTTGCTGGCGTGGTGCTCGGCCTGAGCGCCTTCACCAACGGCACCAAGAACAGGAGAGTCCGTACAGGAGGCATCGCCCTGGTTGTGTCag GTTTCCTCGCTCTGCTCGCTTTGTCGATCTACACCGGAGTGACGGTCACTTTCTTTGGCAAACGCTTCGTGGACTGGCGTTTCTCCTGGTCCTACATCATCGGCTGGGTGGCCATCATTCTGGCTTTTGCAGCAG gGGTGTTCCAGCTCTGTGCCTACCAGAGGACCACAGCAGAACCTGCTCCCTCCAACACCGCCGACACCTGA
- the LOC115042040 gene encoding WD repeat-containing protein 47-like isoform X1 — MTADETINIKEAEVIKLMLDFLNCRKLHISMLALEKESGVINGLYSDDMLFLRQLILDGQWEEVMQFIQPLEGMDKFDKKRFRYIILKQKFLEALFVNNAMSAAEDAQNLELTMQEAVRCLHSLEEFCPAKEDYSKLCLLLTLPRLTHHAEFKDWNPSTARVHCFEEACAMVAEFIPADRKLSEAGFRASGNRLFQLLIKGILYECCVEFCQSKATGEEITEGEVLLGVDLLCGNGCDELDLSLLSWLQNLSPGAFSCAFQQKVLNIHVDRLVKPSKAGYADLLTPLINRLSPCPTSPFRQRPHSADTYMSRSLNPALDGLSHGLAAQDKRGMEANTKSSLSRSLVENNVHQQDDSPERKRPQRLDGPNSTRTPLTPGKDGGPPCSAETNERCESTEQIQEFYRQRLRVQQHLEQKQQQRQLYQQMLLEGGVKPQDSAQHNLTETFLSRSIQKLEEMNVGIDLRGDEVMSHLGQQWNGLTGNGSASSPRTANSRHAPESGLLREKPGGVSSSTPLRTGNHSFPSLSESPVPASHSAEKIRAVQDDSGGSATRNAQELVKSKTQFIKLSQLEDTQAVRAVAFHPSGRLYAVGSNSKTLRVCAYPESLTTSGSGAVKQPVMRFRRNKHHKGSIYCVAWSHCGQLLATGSNDKYIKVLPFNAESCNATGPDLEFSMHDGTIRDLAFLEGPESGGSILISAGAGDCNIYTTDCQRGQGLHALSGHTGHILTLHTWGGWMIASGSQDKTVRFWDLRVPSCVRVVGMSLHGSGSAVASVAVDPSGRLLATGQEDSTCILYDIRGGRIVQTYRPHSSDIRSVRFSPGAHHLLTGSYDNKIIISDLQGSNTAREREKCQFKRKQSDVRSLSFSLASGDLTKPLPQTVAGEHWDKVIQCRWHPHDRTFLSSSADRTVVLWAPGP; from the exons ATGACGGCAGACGAGACGATCAACATCAAGGAGGCCGAGGTCATCAAGCTGATGCTGGACTTCCTGAACTGCAGGAAGCTGCACATCAGCATGCTGGCCCTGGAAAAGGAGAGCGGCGTCATTAACGGGCTGTACTCCGACGACATGCTCTTCCTCAG GCAGCTGATTCTGGACGGTCAGTGGGAGGAGGTGATGCAGTTCATCCAACCTCTGGAAGGAATGGACAAGTTCGACAAGAAAAG GTTCCGCTACATCATCCTGAAGCAGAAGTTTCTGGAAGCTCTGTTTGTCAATAACGCCATGTCTGCTGCCGAAGACGCTCAGAAT CTGGAGCTCACCATGCAGGAGGCCGTCAGGTGTCTCCACAGCCTGGAGGAGTTCTGCCCGGCCAAGGAGGACTACAGCAAGCTGTGTCTCCTCCTCACCCTTCCCCGCCTCACCCACCACGCAGAGTTCAAGGACTGGAACCCGAGCACGGCGCGCGTCCATTGTTTCGAGGAGGCCTGCGCCATGGTGGCCGAGTTCATCCCGGCAGACAGGAAGCTGAGCGAGGCAGGCTTCAGGGCGAGCGGAAACCGCCTCTTCCAGCTGCTCATTAAAGGAATCCTTTATGAGTGCTGTGTGGAGTTCTGCCAG AGTAAAGCGACTGGAGAGGAGATCACGGAGGGGGAGGTTCTGCTGGGGGTGGATTTGCTCTGTGGGAATGGCTGCGATGAACTGGACCTGTCGCTACTGTCCTGGCTGCAGAATCTTTCTCCGGGTGCCTTCTCTTGCGCCTTCCAGCAGAAAGTCCTCAACATCCATGTGGACCGGCTGGTGAAGCCCAGCAAGGCGGGCTACGCAGACCTCCTGACTCCGCTGATCAACCGGCTGTCCCCATGCCCGACCTCGCCCTTCCGCCAGAGGCCTCACTCGGCTGACACCTACATGTCCAGATCTCTGAACCCAGCTCTGGACGGCCTGTCGCACGGTCTGGCAGCGCAGGACAAGAGAGGCATGGAAGCGAACACAAAGTCGTCCCTCAGTCGGAGCCTTGTGGAGAACAACGTGCACCAGCAGGATGATTCACCTGAAAG GAAACGCCCACAAAGGCTGGATGGTCCCAACAGCACACGCACCCCCCTGACCCCGGGGAAAGATGGAGGGCCGCCCTGCAGCGCTGAAACAAATGAG CGTTGTGAGTCCACCGAGCAGATCCAGGAGTTTTACAGGCAGCGTCTGCGCGTGCAGCAACATCTggagcagaagcagcagcagaggcagctgtACCAGCAGATGCTGCTGGAGGGGGGGGTGAAGCCGCAGGACAGCGCCCAGCACAACCTCACAGAGACCTTCCTGAGCAG ATCCATTCAGAAGCTGGAAGAGATGAACGTGGGCATCGACCTCAGAGGAGACGAAGTGATGTCACATCTGGGCCAGCAGTGGAACGGACTGACAGGTAACGGCAGCGCCTCCAGTCCCAGGACCGCCAACAGCCGGCACGCTCCAGAGTCAGGGCTGCTGAGGGAGAAGCCTGGCGGCGTGAGCAGCAGCACCCCGTTAAGGACCGGGAACCACagctttccctccctctccgaGTCCCCAGTTCCTGCCAGTCACAG CGCCGAGAAGATCAGAGCAGTGCAGGATGATTCAGGCGGCTCTGCTACACGTAACGCACAAGAG CTGGTTAAGTCCAAAACTCAGTTCATAAAGTTGAGTCAGCTGGAAGACACTCAGGCGGTCCGTGCTGTGGCCTTCCACCCGTCAGGACGTCTCTACGCTGTCGGCTCCAACTCCAAAACCCTGAGAGTGTGTGCATACCCAGAGAGCCTGACGACCAG TGGCTCTGGTGCAGTGAAGCAGCCGGTGATGCGCTTCAGGAGGAACAAACACCACAAGGGCTCGATCTACTGCGTGGCCTGGAGCCACTGTGGACAGCTGCTGGCCACCGGCTCCAACGACAAATACATCAAAGTCCTGCCTTTCAATGCTGAAAGCTGTAACGCCACAG GCCCAGACCTGGAGTTCAGTATGCATGATGGCACCATCAGGGACTTGGCCTTCTTAGAGGGTCCTGAGAGCGGAGGGTCCATCTTGATCAGCGCCGGGGCCGGAGACTGCAACATCTACACGACTGACTGTCAGAGAGGACAGGGCCTTCATGCTCTGAGCGGACACACCG GTCACATCCTGACTCTGCACACGTGGGGGGGGTGGATGATCGCCTCCGGCTCGCAGGACAAGACGGTGCGTTTCTGGGACCTGCGGGTTCCCAGCTGTGTCCGAGTGGTGGGAATGAGTCTCCACGGATCAG GAAGTGCGGTGGCCTCGGTGGCGGTGGATCCCAGCGGCCGTCTGCTGGCCACCGGTCAGGAAGACAGCACCTGCATCCTGTACGACATCCGCGGGGGCCGCATCGTCCAGACGTACCGGCCCCACAGCAGTGACATCCGCTCGGTGCGCTTCTCCCCGGGGGCCCATCATCTTCTGACAGGTTCCTATGACAACAAGATCATCATCAGTGACCTGCAAGGTAGCaacacagccagagagagagagaaatgtcagtttaaaagaaaacaatcagatgttcgctctctctctttctctttggcCTCAGGTGACCTCACGAAGCCCCTCCCCCAGACGGTGGCGGGGGAACACTGGGACAAAGTGATTCAGTGTCGGTGGCACCCCCACGACCGgaccttcctctcctcctctgcagacCGAACCGTGGTCCTCTGGGCTCCAGGCCCCTGA